One genomic segment of Hordeum vulgare subsp. vulgare chromosome 2H, MorexV3_pseudomolecules_assembly, whole genome shotgun sequence includes these proteins:
- the LOC123430814 gene encoding uncharacterized protein LOC123430814, with the protein MLAATTAGLPPPLRRSPRPASLSAPHGCVAGACSLHPRPGSRRTLACRAELQQDAPFVAAIGACVFASLALPPPRVRGEAADEEDDGEFGATDTRMGVMAIISFLPYFNWLSWVFAWLDSGRKLYLLYAAIYLAPYLRTNLSLSPDESWLPIASIFICILHVQLEAGIRNGDIEGFMFFQKAQSLIFPSAMKEKDGHRANKRESLRMGHRGNSRIPSAHESREKLRNSDIFKKRLDEPDEQQKKSDWH; encoded by the exons ATgctcgccgccaccaccgccggccTCCCGCCGCCGCTCCGCCGCTCACCGCGCCCAGCCTCCCTCAGTGCCCCCCATGGATGCGTGGCTGGGGCCTGCTCTCTCCACCCGCGGCCCGGCAGCCGGCGGACTCTAGCCTGCCGCGCGGAGCTGCAGCAGGACGCGCCGTTCGTCGCCGCCATCGGCGCCTGCGTGTTCGCATCCCTCGCGCTCCCGCCGCCCAGGGTCAGAGGAGAGGCGGCGGATGAGGAGGACGACGGGGAGTTCGGCGCGACGGACACGAGGATGGGCGTGATGGCCATCATCTCCTTCCTGCCTTACTTCAACTGGCTG AGCTGGGTCTTCGCGTGGCTCGACAGCGGCAGGAAGCTGTATCTGCTCTACGCCGCCATCTATTTGGCTCCTTACCTTAG AACGAACTTATCGCTCTCCCCTGATGAGAGCTGGTTGCCTATTGCGAGCATCTTCATCTGCATCTTACATGTTCAG CTAGAAGCAGGCATCAGgaatggtgatattgagggcttcatgttctttcaaaaagcacagaGTCTTATCTTTCCCAGTGCTATGAAGGAAAAAGATGGCCACCGTGCAAACAAGAGAGAATCTCTCAGAATG GGACACCGGGGCAACTCAAGAATACCTTCAGCTCACGAGTCTAGAGAGAAGCTTCGCAATTCAGATATCTTCAAGAAAAGACTTGATGAGCCCGACGAGCAACAAAAGAAATCAGACTGGCATTGA